DNA sequence from the Paenibacillus physcomitrellae genome:
AAAAGACGATTTTGGACACGCCGGCCTGCTGCATCGCTTCCAGCAGACACAACGTACCGTACACGTTGTTGTCGTAATATTTTACGGGATTCTGCATGCTTTCCCCAACCAGGGAGTTGGCCGCGAAATGGATGACCGCATCAATGCTGTTCTCCGTGAACAGCCTCTTCAGCAGTTCTTTGTCCCGCAGATCCCCTTCGTACAGCTTGCCGCCAAGCAGTGCTTCTCTATGACCTGTCTGCAGGTTGTCGAGTACGACCACCTCTTCGCCTTTGTCCAGCAGCTCTGCTACCGTATGAGATCCGATATACCCGGCACCGCCGGTCACTAAAATTGCCATATTACGCTTCCTCCTTCAATTGGTGTACACCATCTCCTACTTCACAAACGTAGAATTCCGCTTCCAGACCGGTACGCTGTTTGTAGGCTTCTCCCACGTTGTGGACAAACGATGCTACGGCATCTTCATGCACAAGCGAAACTGTGCAGCCGCCAAAACCAGCTCCTGTCATGCGGGAGCCCAGCGTGCCTTCGATTTTCCGCGCTTCCTCGACCATCGTGTCCAGCTCGGTACCCGTGACCTCATACAAATCACGCAAGGAGTCATGGGACTTGTTCATCAGCTTGCCAAACTCGGCCAGATCGTTAGTTTGCAGAGCTTCGACGGAAGCCAGCACACGCGCGTTCTCCTCGACCACATGTTTCGCACGTCGGCGCAGTACATCACTGTTCAGCTTATCTTCAAGGCCGGCAAATTGCTCGGGAGTAAGCTGGGCCAGATATTCGAGACCCGGTACATGAGGCTGCAGCTGGTGGAGTGCTTCGTCACACTCGCTGCGGCGTTCGTTGTATTTGGAATCAACAAGACCCCTGCGTTTGTTCGTATTGCCGATAACCAGCTTGCAGGAGCCGATCGCAAAAGGCACTTTCTTATATTCAAGCGTGTCGCACATCAGCAGGATCGCATGGTCTTTCGCTCCATTAGCTACGGCGAACTGGTCCATAATGCCGCTGTTGACACCGACATATTGATTCTCGGCACGCTGTGACAGCTTCGCTATTTCTACTGTATTAATGTCTTTGCCTTCTACTGAAATAAAAGCATAAGCGGTTACGACTTCAATAGAGGCTGAAGAAGAAAGGCCTGCCCCGTTCGGGATTTCACCGATAAAATATAAATCATAGCCTTTGCTTACCCGGCAGTCCATCTTCGCTAATTCAACCAAAACACCAATCGGATAATCCACCCATTCTCCCGTTTTGGCTGCGCCGATCTCCCCGAGAGCAATCTCAGCCGTATAAGGAAAATTCGCAGATTTAAAAACAAGCTTGCCGTCGCCGCGTTCGCGCATGAACAGGGTAGTGCCGAATTCCAGCGCCGCCGGAAGCACGTATCCACCGTTATAATCAATGTGTTCGCCGATCAGGTTCACCCGTCCAGGGGCTTGATAAGCCAGAATTTCCTTGTCATTAACGCTAAATTCGGAATTAAACTTCTGCTTCAGCTCTTGCATGTTCATCATGCGTTCACCTGTCCTTAACATCAATTTAGGCTTAACTATGACTCCATTATAAGGGAGCCTTGCACTCTATGATAATGTATGAATGCGTTTTAAATATGGATTAATGTGACTTTTAGAGCTATGATAGAACATAGAAATCCAGGTTTGGAGAGGTAGGGGTTAGCATGAAACAGACATTAAAGCCGACATTAAAACAGTCCTTACAACAGACATTAGAACAAACAACGAGGCAGGCGACTTATATGTCTGCTGCCAATCCCGATTTCCCGGGTTATGACGTCCTCCGCGTCTTGTTTGCCGGCGAAAGCCAAACCCCTCCTTCCCACCGTCTCGGACCTAAAATTTACGACTTTTATTTGTTTCACTATATCGAAGAAGGAAACGGCATCTTCCGCACGGAAAAAGGAACCTACCGCCTCAGAGCCGGCAGCGGCTTTATGATCGAGCCGGATCACCTCGTCAGCTACGAATCCGACCCAGAGACCCCCTGGCGCTACCGCTGGCTCGCCTTCAACGGCGCCGGAGCGAAAGAGCTGGCCAGAGATGCCGGCTTCTCTCAGGATACGCCAGTCGTGCATAGTTCAAGCTATGGACCGATACCAGAAGCTTTAAGCTCAGTCTTGACTGCGTTCCGCGAGCAGCAGGAAGGGGCAGGCATGGCCGCGCTGGGTTACTTGTATCTGATTATGGCAGAGGCGAAACGTTCTCTGTTGTCCGGTACACCAAATACGGAAGGCGAAGCGCATATCCAGCGGGTAGTCAAACAAATGATCCATTATATGACCAGCCAATACGCTTATCCGATCTCCATAGAGGAAATGTGCTCGGGCCTCGGCTACAACCGTGCTTATTTGTCCCGGGTATTCAAGAAAGGAACCGGGATGTCGCCTGTCACCTATCTGCTGAAGCTGCGTATCGACAAAGCCCGGTATCTGCTGCGGGACCGCCCGGACTTGTCCATCGAGCAGATCGCTGCATCCGTTGGCTTGACGGACCCGCTTTATTTCTCACGCCAGTTTAAGCGATTCTACGGGGAAGCGCCCAGCACCTACCGGCGTTCGGTCACCCGAGGATGACCAGAGGTGACCAGAGGGTGACCAGAAGGTGGCTATAGGGTAGCTCTTTAAGGTGACCCTACTACCAGGCATGATTAGACTTTCCCGTCAAAGAATTACACTGACTTCGATACAGCTACCGAAAAAAGGGCTGACCCACGGTCATCATCCGGCCAGGGCAGCCCTTTTGCTATTGTTAACGGCTTATAATTCAGGATCGTCCGTTTTCAGAATCCGTTCGATCCGGTTTAACTCTTCCTCGGAGAATTCCAGATTATGAAGCGCTGCTACATTCTCTTCGATTTGGCTGGCACGGCTGGCTCCGATAAGAGCCGAGGTTACACGCCCGCCTCTGAGCACCCAAGCCAAGGCGAACTGAGCCAGACTTTGTCCGCGGGCCGCCGCCATCTGGTTAAGCGCCCGTATTTTACGCAGCACCTCCGGCGTGATCGCAGATTCCTTCAGAAAGCCGGTCGGACTTGCTGCCCGTGAATCTTCGGGAATGCCGTTCAGATATTTACTGGTCAGCATGCCTTGGGCGAGCGGGGTAAAGGCAATACTGCCTACACCGTTCTCCTCCAGCACATCCTGAAGTCCATTCTCGATCCAGCGGTCGAGCAGCGAATATCTGGGCTGATGAATGAGCAGCGGCGTGCCGAGCTCCTTCAGTATTTTTACAGCTTCTGCTGTCTTGTCTGCAGGATAATTGGACACTCCGATATAGAGAGCTTTCCCCGATCGTACAATCTGGTCCAGAGCCATCATCGTTTCTTCAAGCGGTGTGTCAGGGTCCGGGCGATGAGAATAAAAAATATCCACATAATCCAGTCCCATCCGCTTCAGGCTCTGATCCAGGCTGGCGATCAAATACTTGCGTGAACCCCAGTCCCCGTACGGGCCGGGCCACATTTTGTACCCCGCTTTGGAAGAGATGACGAGTTCATCACGGAACGGCTTCAGATCCTTGGCCAGTACCTGACCAAACATTTCTTCGGCCGATCCAGGAGGGGGACCATAGTTATTGGCCAGATCAAAATGGGTAATCCCGAGGTCAAAGGACTTGCGGATCATTTCACGGCCGTTCTCGAACGTGTCGACGCCGCCGAAATTGTGCCATAAGCCGAGAGAAATCGCTGGAAGCTTGAGACCTGAACATCCGACCCGATCGTAGATCATGGTTTCGTATCTTTCTTCGTTCGGTGAATATACCATCTCGTCACCCTACCTTTCGATCTTAAATAAGCATTAATAAGCATTTGCTAAAACAATATATTACCCTTCATGCCATTGACGTGAAACAGCTTCACAAACTTGGCCGATCGGTTCTGTAATGAGCAATCCTGCACGGCTGTCAAAGCCTGTTTGCGCCATATTGATCAGCACAGTTCGATTTCCCCGGAAATAATCGACGAATTGTGCAGCAGGATACACAGTCAGCGAGGTCCCCCCGATAATC
Encoded proteins:
- a CDS encoding galactokinase, which codes for MNMQELKQKFNSEFSVNDKEILAYQAPGRVNLIGEHIDYNGGYVLPAALEFGTTLFMRERGDGKLVFKSANFPYTAEIALGEIGAAKTGEWVDYPIGVLVELAKMDCRVSKGYDLYFIGEIPNGAGLSSSASIEVVTAYAFISVEGKDINTVEIAKLSQRAENQYVGVNSGIMDQFAVANGAKDHAILLMCDTLEYKKVPFAIGSCKLVIGNTNKRRGLVDSKYNERRSECDEALHQLQPHVPGLEYLAQLTPEQFAGLEDKLNSDVLRRRAKHVVEENARVLASVEALQTNDLAEFGKLMNKSHDSLRDLYEVTGTELDTMVEEARKIEGTLGSRMTGAGFGGCTVSLVHEDAVASFVHNVGEAYKQRTGLEAEFYVCEVGDGVHQLKEEA
- a CDS encoding AraC family transcriptional regulator encodes the protein MSAANPDFPGYDVLRVLFAGESQTPPSHRLGPKIYDFYLFHYIEEGNGIFRTEKGTYRLRAGSGFMIEPDHLVSYESDPETPWRYRWLAFNGAGAKELARDAGFSQDTPVVHSSSYGPIPEALSSVLTAFREQQEGAGMAALGYLYLIMAEAKRSLLSGTPNTEGEAHIQRVVKQMIHYMTSQYAYPISIEEMCSGLGYNRAYLSRVFKKGTGMSPVTYLLKLRIDKARYLLRDRPDLSIEQIAASVGLTDPLYFSRQFKRFYGEAPSTYRRSVTRG
- the mgrA gene encoding L-glyceraldehyde 3-phosphate reductase, which encodes MVYSPNEERYETMIYDRVGCSGLKLPAISLGLWHNFGGVDTFENGREMIRKSFDLGITHFDLANNYGPPPGSAEEMFGQVLAKDLKPFRDELVISSKAGYKMWPGPYGDWGSRKYLIASLDQSLKRMGLDYVDIFYSHRPDPDTPLEETMMALDQIVRSGKALYIGVSNYPADKTAEAVKILKELGTPLLIHQPRYSLLDRWIENGLQDVLEENGVGSIAFTPLAQGMLTSKYLNGIPEDSRAASPTGFLKESAITPEVLRKIRALNQMAAARGQSLAQFALAWVLRGGRVTSALIGASRASQIEENVAALHNLEFSEEELNRIERILKTDDPEL